The Sorghum bicolor cultivar BTx623 chromosome 6, Sorghum_bicolor_NCBIv3, whole genome shotgun sequence genome contains the following window.
GCGTGACTTGTGAATTATGACACACGACCGTGTGGCTGTCCAGTGAGGCTTCTCCTAgtaattgaaaaaaaaatctcacTGCCCCATCACTACCGGTATTATGTTATTTGCTATAAATATTTAGGGTTTTTTTCGTTGTAATACACGAGCATATTTATTAGTATAATATAATAAGtgtaataaaaatgaaaaataaaTAGGAGACCATAGCCGCATTAATGTTTGACTCGGTAAGAAGATATTTATCACTAAGTTAATTTGATTACACATTCCATATGTAACTCGGATTTACGACCTATGTTGATATGAGTTCAACAACTCACGCATGTCTAACAATGATATAATATCTTATTCTAATACGTATGGATGCTGTTGCAAAGTATGGATACATACAGAGCAGATCAACGATGTGGCCACGAGCGTAGCCGTGGAGGCGACAAAGGGACCGAGGGGAAGGCCACGGAGGACTGGAGGTGATAAATAATGTCTTAATCACGGTTGAAGCTCTACTATACTAATAGTTATATCTTATTCccttattaaaaaaatagaatATTCCAAATGAGCTCCATTGCAATCATAAACACCCCTTCGGATTCACCTGCTGGTATTCCAAATGAGCTCCATTGAAATCATAAACACCCCGCTCGGATTCATTTGCTGGTCCGTGACCAAATTGCCTTGGAAGACGCCAGCTAAAATATGTGCTGCCACGAGACGTCCATAGCCGTGTCACCGATTCACCCGTCCATCAATTCGTCACGTACTACTACATACATCTTATCAGCTACCATGTTCGCCAAGCTATAAGAAGGCGCGGAGCATGCTCTTTACGACACCAATCCATCCAAGCAATAAAGCATATAGCTAGAGCTTAATTCTTCTACACAAGATCTATCTGTTTATACGGTTGAAGCGGCAGCACTTGTAATGGCGAACCACCATGCCGCCACTATTCTCCTCCTGATCGCATCCCTTTTCGTGGCGGTCACCATCTCCAGGGCCAACGCGAGGCCCACAATGCGTCCCAGCAAGATGGCGGCGCTCCGCCACGACGCATATGGACAAGGTATGCAGCTACATACTCTTTCCTGTCTCCAAGCAATCATTCCACATGAAATGCATCTATGCCATTGCGTCATTATCACACTGTATAATGAGCATGCATGCTGAATGAATGAAATGTTGCAGGTTACGTGGCGGATGCTacggagctaaagccagagccggaGCCGAAACCGACCTGCGACAACTGTGAGCAGCCAAAACCAGAGCCAGAACCAGAGCCGGAGCCAGAGCCGGAGCCAGAGCCAGAGCCAGAGCCGGAACCGAAGCCAAAGCCGGAGCCGGAACCGGAGCCAAAGTCAGAGCTTACTTGTAACAAGGTGCATGGGGTGCAGACAGGCGAGACATGCTGTTccgtgggggagggcgcggggctGACCCAGGACGAGTTCCTCAGCTTCAACCCCAACCTCTGCTGCGAGAAGCTCTTCGTCGGACAGTGGGTCTGCCTTGAAGCCACATCCGGTTGTCATGACTGACTTTAAATTGGGCTGCCTCCCTGGACCTAGGGTCCCAGACGATACCGAGTCGTGATTTGGCTTGAAAAAGGAAGTGTGTCCTAGGATGGTTTCGTTCTGTGTTATGTTCCCCTCCATGTATGAGCGAGCGAAGCATTTGTTTTTCTCGAATAATGTATGAGAGAAGTTGCTAATCAGTTAGGCTGTCTCCAACAAAGGAGACCTAAAACAGATACCCATTCTATGTTATAGGTCATGCACAGTAAAATAAATAACATCCTAAATCTCTCCTCCAACAGCTACCGCAATTAGAACACCCAAAACTGCCGCTCGTCATGGACACGACGCACTGCTGTGGCCCCCGCAGACGCCGCGAACCTGGATCAGCCTTCGTCTTTGCCCGCCCGCTGCTGGAAGCCA
Protein-coding sequences here:
- the LOC8083431 gene encoding procyclic form-specific polypeptide B1-alpha yields the protein MANHHAATILLLIASLFVAVTISRANARPTMRPSKMAALRHDAYGQGYVADATELKPEPEPKPTCDNCEQPKPEPEPEPEPEPEPEPEPEPEPKPKPEPEPEPKSELTCNKVHGVQTGETCCSVGEGAGLTQDEFLSFNPNLCCEKLFVGQWVCLEATSGCHD